The Pseudomonas kermanshahensis genome includes a window with the following:
- the fdhF gene encoding formate dehydrogenase subunit alpha, with protein MINFFDPETDLGTPARDSEVQVSLNIDGCAISVPAGTSVMRAAAMLGTSIPKLCATDSLEAFGSCRMCMVEIEGMRGYPASCTTPVSEGMVVRTETPRLAGLRRNVMELYISDHPLDCLTCSANGNCELQTVAGQVGLREVRYGYDGANHLAEKKDVSNPYFDYEPSKCIVCSRCVRACEDIQGTFALTITGRGFDSRVAAAGGDNFLASECVSCGACVQACPTATLTEKSLVQLGQPERAVITTCAYCGVGCSFRAEMKGDQLVRMVPDKNGGANHGHACVKGRFAWGYATHPDRITTPMIRKRLEDPWQEVSWDEAVTYAASEFRRIQLKYGRDSIGGITSSRCTNEEAYLVQKLVRAAFGNNNVDTCARVCHSPTGYGLKQTLGESAGTQSFDSVMQADVVLVIGANPTDAHPVFGSQLKRRLRQGARLIVIDPRRIDLVDSPHARAELHLQLRPGTNVAMLNALAHVIVNEGLLAQRFIDARCETEDFARWRDFVSQPENAPELLGPVCGVPAEQIRAAARLYATGGNAAIYYGLGVTEHSQGSTAVMGIANLAMATGNIGREGVGVNPLRGQNNVQGSCDMGSFPHELPGYRHISNEGVRAEFEQAWGVTLQPDPGLRIPNMFEAALDGSFKALYCQGEDIAQSDPNTQHVTAALLAMECVVVQDIFLNETAKFAHVFLPGSSFLEKDGTFTNAERRISRVRKVMEPLAGKADWEATVALANALGYPMQYLHPAEIMDEIARLTPTFHRVSYAELDRHGSLQWPCNDAAPDGTPTMHIDQFVRGKGRFMLTGYVPTDEKVNSRYPLLLTTGRILSQYNVGAQTRRTGNVAWHDADRLELHPTDAESRGIRDGDWVGIGSRAGQTVLRAKVSARVAPGVVYTTFHFPESGANVITTDNSDWATNCPEYKVTAVEVVKVFHPSEWQKRYQDFSDEQRRLLKERRTAEQQEKAEVRR; from the coding sequence GTGATCAATTTCTTCGACCCCGAGACCGACCTTGGCACCCCAGCACGCGACAGCGAGGTGCAGGTCAGCCTGAACATCGACGGCTGTGCCATCAGCGTGCCTGCTGGCACCTCGGTCATGCGCGCCGCCGCCATGCTTGGCACCAGCATCCCCAAACTGTGCGCCACCGACAGCCTCGAGGCGTTCGGTTCGTGCCGCATGTGCATGGTGGAAATCGAAGGCATGCGCGGTTACCCGGCGTCGTGCACCACCCCGGTCAGCGAAGGCATGGTGGTGCGCACCGAAACCCCGCGCCTGGCGGGGTTGCGGCGCAATGTGATGGAGCTGTACATCTCCGATCACCCGCTCGACTGCCTGACCTGCTCGGCCAACGGCAACTGCGAACTGCAGACCGTCGCCGGCCAGGTCGGCCTGCGCGAGGTCCGCTACGGCTATGACGGCGCCAATCACCTGGCCGAAAAAAAGGACGTTTCCAACCCGTACTTCGACTATGAACCGAGCAAGTGCATCGTCTGCAGCCGCTGCGTGCGCGCCTGTGAAGACATCCAGGGCACCTTCGCCCTGACCATCACTGGCCGCGGCTTCGACTCGCGGGTAGCGGCCGCTGGCGGGGACAACTTCCTGGCCTCGGAGTGCGTGTCGTGCGGCGCCTGCGTACAGGCCTGCCCGACCGCGACCTTGACCGAAAAAAGCCTGGTGCAGCTCGGCCAGCCTGAGCGTGCGGTGATTACCACCTGCGCCTATTGCGGTGTCGGTTGTTCGTTCCGTGCCGAGATGAAGGGCGACCAGCTGGTGCGCATGGTCCCGGACAAGAACGGCGGCGCCAACCATGGCCACGCTTGCGTCAAAGGCCGCTTCGCCTGGGGGTATGCCACCCACCCGGACCGCATCACCACACCAATGATCCGCAAGCGCCTCGAAGACCCGTGGCAAGAAGTCAGCTGGGACGAGGCGGTAACCTACGCCGCCAGCGAGTTCCGCCGCATCCAGCTCAAGTACGGGCGTGATTCCATCGGCGGCATCACCTCCAGCCGCTGCACCAACGAAGAAGCCTACCTGGTACAGAAGTTGGTGCGTGCGGCGTTTGGCAACAACAACGTCGACACCTGCGCGCGGGTGTGCCATTCGCCCACGGGCTATGGCCTCAAGCAGACCCTCGGTGAATCGGCGGGCACGCAGAGCTTCGATTCGGTGATGCAGGCCGACGTGGTGCTGGTGATCGGCGCCAACCCCACCGATGCCCACCCGGTGTTTGGCTCGCAGCTTAAACGCCGCCTGCGCCAGGGCGCGCGGCTGATCGTCATCGACCCACGGCGTATCGACCTGGTCGACTCGCCCCACGCCCGCGCCGAGCTGCACCTGCAACTGCGCCCCGGTACCAACGTGGCCATGCTCAACGCCCTGGCCCATGTGATCGTCAACGAAGGCTTGCTGGCCCAGCGCTTTATCGACGCCCGCTGCGAGACCGAGGACTTCGCCCGCTGGCGCGACTTCGTCAGCCAGCCAGAGAACGCGCCAGAACTACTCGGCCCGGTCTGTGGCGTGCCTGCCGAGCAGATCCGCGCCGCCGCACGGCTGTACGCCACCGGTGGCAACGCGGCCATCTACTACGGCCTGGGGGTCACCGAGCACAGCCAGGGCAGCACCGCCGTGATGGGCATCGCCAACCTGGCCATGGCCACCGGCAACATCGGCCGCGAAGGGGTAGGGGTGAACCCGCTCCGCGGGCAGAACAACGTGCAGGGCTCGTGCGATATGGGCTCGTTCCCGCATGAACTGCCTGGCTACCGGCATATTTCCAACGAAGGTGTGCGTGCCGAGTTCGAGCAGGCCTGGGGGGTAACGTTGCAGCCAGACCCAGGCCTGCGCATCCCCAACATGTTCGAGGCGGCCCTGGATGGCAGCTTCAAGGCGCTGTACTGCCAGGGTGAGGACATCGCCCAGAGCGACCCCAACACCCAGCACGTCACGGCCGCCTTGCTGGCCATGGAATGTGTAGTGGTGCAGGACATCTTCCTCAACGAGACGGCCAAGTTCGCCCACGTGTTCCTGCCGGGCAGTTCGTTCCTTGAAAAGGACGGCACCTTTACCAACGCCGAACGCCGTATCTCGCGGGTGCGCAAGGTCATGGAACCCCTGGCCGGCAAAGCTGACTGGGAAGCGACCGTGGCCCTGGCCAACGCCTTGGGCTACCCGATGCAGTACCTCCACCCGGCCGAGATCATGGACGAGATCGCGCGCCTGACGCCGACCTTCCACCGCGTCAGCTACGCCGAGCTCGACCGCCATGGCAGCCTGCAGTGGCCGTGCAACGATGCCGCGCCCGATGGCACGCCGACCATGCATATCGACCAGTTCGTGCGGGGCAAAGGGCGCTTCATGCTCACTGGCTATGTGCCGACCGACGAGAAGGTCAATAGCCGCTACCCGCTGTTGCTGACCACCGGGCGTATCCTCAGTCAGTACAACGTCGGTGCCCAGACCCGCCGCACTGGCAACGTCGCCTGGCATGACGCCGACCGCCTTGAGCTGCACCCCACCGACGCCGAAAGCCGTGGCATCCGCGATGGCGATTGGGTCGGTATCGGCAGCCGCGCCGGGCAGACGGTGCTGCGCGCCAAGGTCAGTGCGCGGGTGGCGCCGGGGGTGGTGTACACCACGTTCCACTTCCCTGAGTCGGGGGCCAACGTGATTACCACCGACAACTCCGACTGGGCCACCAACTGCCCTGAATACAAAGTCACGGCGGTGGAGGTGGTGAAAGTGTTCCACCCGTCTGAATGGCAGAAGCGTTACCAGGACTTCAGCGACGAACAGCGCCGCCTGCTCAAAGAGCGCCGTACTGCCGAGCAGCAAGAGAAAGCCGAGGTGCGCCGATGA
- a CDS encoding formate dehydrogenase subunit gamma, with translation MPDELLHLPLIHSILAREKDTPGALLPILHAIQQDIGFVPDAAVPEIAHALNLSLAEVRGVISFYHDFRTTAPARHTLRLCRAESCQSRGAEALAAQLRDQLALDDHGTSADGAISLRPVYCLGACACSPALELDGQLHARLTPERLRALVNGCLEGETC, from the coding sequence ATGCCTGATGAACTGCTCCACCTGCCTTTGATCCACAGCATCCTGGCCCGTGAAAAGGACACCCCCGGCGCCCTGTTGCCGATCCTTCACGCCATTCAGCAAGACATCGGCTTCGTGCCGGATGCGGCCGTCCCTGAAATTGCCCATGCCCTGAACCTCAGCCTGGCCGAGGTGCGCGGGGTGATCAGCTTCTACCACGATTTCCGCACCACCGCGCCGGCACGCCATACCCTGCGCCTGTGCCGGGCCGAGTCGTGCCAGAGCCGTGGCGCCGAGGCCCTGGCCGCGCAACTGCGCGACCAACTGGCACTGGACGACCATGGCACCAGCGCCGACGGCGCTATCAGCCTGCGTCCGGTGTATTGCCTGGGCGCCTGCGCTTGCTCGCCCGCGCTGGAACTGGACGGCCAACTGCACGCGCGGCTCACGCCTGAGCGCCTGCGTGCCCTGGTGAACGGTTGCCTGGAGGGCGAAACATGCTGA
- a CDS encoding formate dehydrogenase beta subunit, whose translation MLKVYIPCDSVARAVGADQVAEALQREAERRQLAVDIQRTSSRGLYWLEPLVECDSAQGRQGFGPVTADDVPALLDALAGQPQAHGLALGLVEDIAYLKSQQRLLFARAGVTRPLSLDDYRAHGGFAGLERAVALDGAEVVAAVLDSGLRGRGGAAFPAGIKWRTVRDAGAGQKYVVCNADEGDSGTFADRMLMEGDPFLLIEGMIIAGLAVGADKGYIYVRSEYPDAIRVLDQAFAIARDAGYLGNDVAGSGQAFDLEVRVGAGAYICGEETALLESLEGKRGIVRAKPPLPALQGLFGLPTLVHNVLTLASVPIILAKGAAFYRDFGMGRSLGTMPFQLAGNIRHGGLVERAFGLTLRELVEGYGGGTASGRPLKAAQVGGPLGAWVPPSHFDTPLDYEAFAAMGAMLGHGGVVVADDTLNMASMARFALQFCAEESCGKCTPCRIGSTRGMEVVDRLIATTDFTERHDQALLLRDLCDTMQYGSLCAMGGMTAYPVASALKYFPADFGLTHTEAAQ comes from the coding sequence ATGCTGAAGGTGTACATCCCCTGCGATTCGGTGGCCCGTGCCGTGGGTGCCGACCAGGTTGCCGAGGCCCTGCAACGCGAGGCCGAGCGCCGGCAGTTGGCGGTCGATATCCAGCGCACCAGTTCGCGTGGGCTGTATTGGCTGGAGCCGCTGGTCGAATGCGACAGCGCCCAAGGGCGCCAGGGTTTCGGCCCGGTGACTGCGGACGATGTGCCGGCGCTACTCGATGCCTTGGCCGGCCAGCCCCAGGCCCATGGCCTGGCCTTGGGGCTGGTTGAAGACATCGCTTATCTGAAATCCCAGCAACGCCTGCTGTTCGCCCGTGCCGGCGTGACCCGGCCGCTGTCGCTGGACGACTACCGCGCCCATGGCGGTTTTGCCGGGCTGGAGCGCGCCGTGGCCTTGGACGGTGCCGAGGTGGTCGCTGCCGTACTTGATTCTGGCCTGCGTGGCCGGGGTGGCGCCGCCTTCCCGGCGGGTATCAAGTGGCGCACCGTGCGTGATGCCGGGGCTGGGCAAAAGTATGTGGTTTGCAACGCCGACGAAGGCGACTCCGGTACCTTCGCCGACCGCATGCTGATGGAAGGCGACCCGTTCCTGCTGATCGAAGGCATGATCATCGCTGGCCTCGCCGTGGGTGCCGACAAAGGCTACATCTACGTGCGCTCGGAATACCCGGACGCCATTCGCGTGCTCGACCAGGCCTTTGCCATAGCCCGCGACGCCGGTTACCTGGGCAACGACGTGGCCGGCAGCGGCCAGGCCTTCGACCTGGAAGTCCGGGTCGGTGCTGGCGCTTATATCTGCGGCGAAGAAACCGCGTTGCTGGAATCGCTCGAAGGCAAACGCGGGATCGTCCGGGCCAAGCCGCCCCTGCCGGCCCTGCAGGGCCTGTTCGGCTTGCCGACGCTGGTGCACAACGTGCTCACCCTGGCGTCTGTGCCAATCATTTTGGCCAAGGGCGCGGCGTTTTACCGCGATTTCGGCATGGGCCGTTCGTTGGGCACCATGCCGTTCCAGCTGGCGGGCAACATCCGCCACGGTGGCCTGGTGGAGCGCGCGTTTGGCCTGACCCTGCGCGAGCTGGTGGAAGGCTACGGGGGTGGTACCGCCAGCGGCCGGCCATTGAAGGCCGCACAAGTCGGCGGCCCGCTCGGGGCCTGGGTGCCGCCCAGCCACTTCGACACGCCGCTGGACTATGAGGCCTTCGCTGCCATGGGCGCGATGCTCGGCCACGGCGGTGTGGTGGTGGCGGACGACACCCTGAACATGGCCAGCATGGCCCGCTTCGCCCTGCAGTTCTGCGCCGAAGAATCGTGCGGCAAGTGCACACCGTGCCGCATCGGCTCGACCCGTGGCATGGAGGTGGTGGACCGGCTGATCGCCACCACCGATTTCACCGAACGCCACGACCAGGCCCTGCTGCTGCGCGACCTGTGCGACACGATGCAGTACGGCTCGCTGTGCGCCATGGGCGGGATGACCGCTTACCCGGTGGCCAGCGCGCTCAAGTACTTCCCCGCCGATTTCGGGCTGACCCACACGGAGGCCGCGCAGTGA